From one Bos javanicus breed banteng chromosome 15, ARS-OSU_banteng_1.0, whole genome shotgun sequence genomic stretch:
- the LOC133261241 gene encoding peptidyl-prolyl cis-trans isomerase E-like, which translates to MCQGGDFTNHNGTGGKSIYGKKFDDENFILKHTGPGLLSMANSGPNTNGSQFFLMCDKTDWLDGKHVVFGEITDGLDVLRQIEAQGSKDGKPKQKVIISDCGEYV; encoded by the coding sequence ATGTGCCAGGGCGGTGATTTCACCAACCACAACGGCACCGGGGGCAAGTCCATCTACGGGAAGAAGTTTGACGATGAAAACTTTATCCTCAAACACACGGGACCAGGCCTGCTGTCCATGGCCAACTCCGGCCCAAACACCAACGGCTCCCAGTTCTTCCTGATGTGTGACAAGACGGATTGGCTGGACGGCAAGCATGTAGTGTTTGGGGAGATCACGGATGGCCTGGACGTCTTGCGGCAGATTGAGGCCCAGGGCAGCAAGGACGGGAAGCCCAAGCAGAAGGTGATCATCTCCGACTGTGGGGAGTATGTGTGA